In a single window of the Flavivirga spongiicola genome:
- a CDS encoding FecR family protein, with product MEDNMEDNIKIKELLLKFLKDDCSQIEIDSVVSYFQAAKKTKDFPTVENVFELFYEISKVDEATSNQIIKNILSDSKRGKRSKHSIWKYAAAAVVIGILSTSYLLRDNLFNNPQEEIPIIVNNTIQTGTDKAILTLEDGSIVELQKGKNFKTTNVESNGEEIIYASSKRNTKEIVHNYLTIPRGGQFFIELSDGTKVWLNSETQLKYPVAFNHGKTRQVELIYGEAYFDVSPSTEHGGAKFKVFNKSQEIEVLGTEFNIKAYKDETNIYTTLVEGKVDVSIDNRKQSLIPTQQLNLNLNTNTTIVKKIDVYGEISWKEGVFSFENKPLKDMMKVLSRWYDVDIIIKNKLIENEEFVGVLRKNQSLEKILISIKNSGVIKNFEIADKKVVLE from the coding sequence ATGGAAGATAATATGGAAGATAATATAAAAATTAAGGAATTACTCCTAAAGTTTTTGAAGGACGATTGTAGTCAAATAGAGATTGATAGCGTTGTAAGTTATTTCCAAGCAGCAAAAAAAACAAAAGACTTTCCAACTGTAGAAAATGTCTTTGAGTTGTTTTATGAAATTTCAAAGGTAGATGAAGCTACTTCTAATCAAATTATCAAGAATATCCTATCAGATTCGAAACGGGGAAAAAGATCTAAGCACAGCATTTGGAAATATGCCGCTGCCGCTGTTGTGATTGGTATACTATCTACAAGCTATTTACTGAGAGATAATCTATTTAATAATCCACAAGAAGAGATTCCAATTATAGTTAATAATACCATTCAAACAGGTACAGACAAAGCAATTCTTACTCTAGAAGACGGTTCAATAGTAGAATTACAAAAAGGAAAAAACTTTAAAACTACAAATGTGGAAAGCAATGGGGAAGAGATTATTTATGCTTCTAGTAAAAGAAATACTAAAGAGATAGTTCACAATTATTTAACCATTCCTAGAGGAGGTCAATTTTTTATAGAGTTATCTGATGGGACTAAAGTTTGGTTAAATTCTGAAACCCAATTAAAATACCCTGTAGCTTTTAACCATGGAAAGACTAGACAAGTTGAGTTGATATACGGCGAAGCTTATTTCGATGTCTCTCCGAGTACTGAACATGGGGGAGCAAAATTCAAGGTATTTAATAAATCTCAGGAAATAGAAGTATTAGGTACAGAATTTAACATTAAAGCATATAAAGATGAAACTAATATTTATACCACACTGGTAGAAGGTAAAGTTGATGTAAGTATAGATAACAGAAAACAAAGCTTAATACCAACCCAACAATTAAACTTAAACCTTAATACGAATACAACTATAGTTAAAAAGATTGATGTTTATGGAGAAATATCATGGAAAGAAGGTGTGTTTAGTTTTGAAAATAAACCACTTAAAGATATGATGAAAGTATTATCTCGATGGTATGATGTCGATATAATAATTAAAAACAAATTAATTGAAAATGAAGAGTTTGTAGGAGTATTAAGGAAAAATCAAAGTTTAGAAAAAATACTTATTAGTATTAAAAATTCTGGAGTTATTAAAAACTTTGAGATTGCTGATAAAAAAGTAGTATTAGAATAA
- a CDS encoding RNA polymerase sigma factor translates to MSVNQAAHSEKLLVKQVIAGNEKAFIKLYDIYKNKIYGYSLKLLKSRVNAEEMLQDVFMKVWQKRETLDEALSFKSFLYTITRNKCFDFLEKAANDEKMKRAIFYQSQKSFVASDKQVIEADFMRIKREAYESLPPKRRTIFKMSREKGMTYDQIGKELGISTSTVKSQMNKALETLRNYFKEHQDVSFTLLLILKIF, encoded by the coding sequence ATGTCGGTAAATCAAGCAGCACATAGTGAAAAGTTATTGGTTAAGCAAGTTATTGCTGGCAATGAAAAGGCTTTTATAAAACTTTATGATATCTATAAGAATAAAATCTATGGATACAGTTTAAAATTGTTAAAATCTCGGGTTAATGCCGAAGAAATGTTACAAGATGTTTTTATGAAAGTATGGCAAAAAAGAGAAACATTAGATGAGGCGCTCTCCTTTAAATCCTTTCTTTATACTATTACTAGAAATAAATGTTTTGATTTTTTGGAAAAAGCCGCCAATGACGAAAAGATGAAAAGAGCTATTTTCTATCAAAGTCAGAAATCATTCGTGGCTTCAGACAAGCAAGTCATTGAAGCTGATTTTATGCGTATCAAGAGAGAAGCATATGAAAGTTTACCTCCTAAGAGAAGAACCATTTTTAAAATGTCTAGGGAAAAAGGGATGACCTATGATCAAATAGGTAAGGAATTAGGTATTTCTACAAGCACAGTAAAATCTCAAATGAATAAGGCATTAGAGACCTTACGCAATTATTTTAAGGAACACCAAGATGTTTCTTTTACTTTATTATTGATTTTGAAAATTTTTTAG
- a CDS encoding DUF6730 family protein, which yields MTKLEELTALFVNEINDFKNDIEKLENINNQLNDTKIKMDLSEYKTIIFSHQKEMASHLKANEAPLKSI from the coding sequence ATGACAAAATTAGAAGAATTAACAGCACTATTCGTTAATGAAATCAATGATTTTAAAAATGACATAGAGAAATTAGAAAACATCAATAATCAATTAAATGACACCAAAATCAAGATGGATTTATCGGAATATAAAACTATAATTTTTTCACACCAAAAAGAAATGGCATCTCACTTAAAAGCTAATGAAGCGCCTTTAAAATCGATTTAA
- a CDS encoding TlpA family protein disulfide reductase codes for MKKKYVILFTAILFIACKQQEPKTDYTLLSIQANNAKNAIIELYSSSTREKVKDIHLDENGFSKDTLRGLEKGEYVCGDGRKTKQVYVYVKNNSEVEIAYNYTNLLEPPTIGGINSLETKYLNEKKVFETNFLASGPDIWSYDPSKFMKTFIQFEKDGLAILEKYKDQIEPDYYKTKVGDIKYGTFLIMGNFESIYKGELPETFIKKQQEANLNDEFLFKNSQTFGTYMYNSLAYASNKFGKTDKRTMPLKVMDKINDDISNDYVKGGMLSNALEMFLVNTEDKKALYNKFITYCTNAEFKEKGTTFYKDVMKLEPGSPSPKFVNYESATGEKVSLDDLKGKYVFFDCWATWCAPCIKEIPFIKEIEKEYHGKNIAFVGLSFDAQKDKDKWKAMVKEKGLDAEHQLLADNALKSQFTQEYKIFTIPRFILLDPEGNIVDNDAPRSSQPELRTLLNSLEL; via the coding sequence ATGAAAAAAAAATATGTAATATTATTTACAGCTATATTATTTATAGCTTGTAAACAACAAGAGCCAAAAACAGACTATACCTTATTGTCTATTCAGGCAAATAATGCAAAAAATGCTATTATAGAACTTTATTCTTCGTCTACTCGAGAAAAAGTTAAGGACATCCATCTTGATGAAAATGGTTTTTCAAAAGATACCCTAAGAGGTCTTGAAAAAGGAGAGTATGTTTGTGGTGACGGCCGTAAAACCAAACAAGTTTATGTATATGTTAAGAATAACTCTGAAGTGGAAATTGCTTACAATTACACAAACCTGTTAGAGCCACCTACAATTGGCGGTATTAATTCTTTAGAAACGAAGTATTTAAATGAAAAAAAGGTTTTTGAAACTAATTTTTTGGCGTCTGGCCCAGATATATGGAGCTACGATCCCTCAAAATTTATGAAAACCTTTATACAGTTTGAGAAGGATGGCTTGGCAATTCTAGAAAAGTACAAAGATCAAATAGAGCCCGATTATTATAAAACTAAAGTAGGAGATATAAAATATGGAACTTTTTTGATTATGGGTAATTTCGAGTCGATTTATAAGGGAGAATTACCAGAAACCTTTATAAAAAAGCAGCAGGAGGCGAATTTAAATGATGAGTTTTTATTCAAGAACTCACAGACATTTGGAACATATATGTATAACTCATTAGCATATGCGTCTAATAAATTTGGTAAAACAGATAAACGTACTATGCCGTTAAAAGTTATGGATAAGATTAATGATGATATAAGCAATGATTATGTTAAGGGAGGTATGTTGTCAAACGCATTGGAAATGTTTTTGGTAAACACCGAAGATAAAAAAGCACTTTATAATAAGTTTATCACGTATTGTACAAATGCTGAATTTAAAGAAAAAGGAACCACTTTTTATAAAGATGTTATGAAGTTGGAACCAGGATCACCTTCACCAAAGTTTGTTAATTATGAAAGTGCTACAGGAGAAAAGGTGTCTTTAGATGACTTAAAAGGTAAATATGTGTTCTTTGATTGTTGGGCAACTTGGTGTGCACCTTGTATAAAAGAAATACCGTTTATAAAAGAGATAGAAAAAGAATATCACGGTAAAAACATAGCATTTGTAGGCTTATCTTTTGATGCACAAAAAGATAAAGACAAATGGAAAGCTATGGTAAAAGAAAAAGGGTTGGATGCAGAGCATCAGCTATTGGCAGACAACGCCTTAAAATCTCAATTTACTCAAGAATATAAAATATTTACTATTCCAAGGTTTATATTATTAGACCCAGAAGGTAATATTGTAGATAATGATGCGCCAAGATCTTCACAGCCTGAGTTGAGAACTTTATTGAATAGTTTGGAACTTTAG
- a CDS encoding protein-disulfide reductase DsbD domain-containing protein, whose amino-acid sequence MKNLFGLYALFLSLTCLGQEAPQTSIYSSVIDNIQLKQTTSEEPVSMNATLVKSSISEGETTKLIVKTVIHNNWHIYAYVPEGGYFIQSELKIEVPEGITVNLIKEPKIKGYEADPNIMIYKGNLIFVYELDGKFEAGEHPIKATLTFQPCDPYHCLAPNEISKELKLTVN is encoded by the coding sequence ATGAAAAATCTATTTGGACTTTATGCTTTATTCTTAAGTCTAACATGTTTAGGACAAGAAGCACCACAAACGAGTATTTATTCAAGTGTTATTGACAATATTCAACTAAAGCAAACAACTTCAGAAGAACCAGTAAGTATGAATGCTACTTTGGTAAAGAGTAGTATTTCAGAAGGTGAAACAACAAAGTTAATAGTAAAAACAGTTATACATAACAACTGGCATATTTATGCCTATGTACCTGAAGGAGGTTATTTTATACAATCTGAATTGAAAATTGAAGTACCAGAAGGAATAACCGTTAACTTAATTAAAGAACCTAAAATTAAGGGCTATGAAGCTGACCCAAACATTATGATTTATAAAGGGAATCTCATTTTTGTTTATGAATTAGATGGAAAATTTGAAGCAGGAGAACATCCAATTAAAGCTACCCTAACTTTTCAGCCTTGTGACCCATATCATTGTTTAGCTCCAAATGAAATATCAAAAGAATTAAAATTAACAGTAAATTAA
- a CDS encoding TlpA family protein disulfide reductase yields the protein MKKINVILVTAILFIACKQQESKTDYTLLSIQAKNAKNAVIELYSSSTREKVKDIHLDENGFSKDTLRDFEKGEYVYGDGRKTPQVYVYVKNNSEVEIAYNYTNLLEPPTIGGINCVETKFLNEKKLFDTNFFAPHSDMWNYDPTKFMKTFLRFEKDGLAILEKYKDQIEPDYYKTKVGDIKYGTFQVMGNFESIYKGELPETFIKKQQEANLNDEFLFKNSAAFGSYAYNYLAYASHKFGKTDKRTMPLKVMDKINDDITNDYVKGGMLSNTLEMFLVNTEDKKALYNKFITYCTNAEFKEKGTTFYKDVMKLEPGSPSPKFVNYESATGEKVSLDDLKGKYVFFDCWATWCAPCIKEIPFLKEIEKEYHGKNIAFVGLSFDTQKNKDKWKAMVKEKGLDAEHQLLADNALKSQFTQEYKIFTIPRFILLDPEGNIVDNDAPRPSSGEEIRSLLNSLEL from the coding sequence ATGAAAAAAATAAATGTGATATTAGTAACAGCTATACTATTTATAGCTTGTAAACAACAAGAATCAAAAACTGATTATACCTTATTGTCTATTCAGGCAAAGAATGCAAAAAATGCTGTTATAGAACTTTATTCTTCGTCTACTCGAGAAAAAGTTAAGGACATCCATCTTGACGAAAATGGTTTTTCAAAAGATACCTTAAGAGATTTTGAAAAAGGAGAGTATGTTTATGGTGACGGCCGTAAAACCCCACAAGTTTATGTATATGTTAAGAATAACTCTGAAGTGGAAATTGCTTACAATTACACAAACCTGTTAGAGCCACCAACAATTGGCGGTATTAATTGCGTAGAAACTAAGTTTTTAAATGAAAAAAAATTATTTGATACTAATTTTTTTGCACCTCATTCAGATATGTGGAACTACGATCCCACAAAATTCATGAAAACCTTCCTACGGTTTGAGAAGGATGGCTTGGCAATTCTAGAAAAGTACAAAGATCAAATAGAGCCCGATTATTATAAAACTAAAGTAGGAGATATAAAGTATGGAACGTTTCAAGTTATGGGTAATTTCGAGTCGATTTATAAGGGAGAATTACCAGAAACCTTTATAAAAAAGCAGCAGGAGGCCAATTTAAATGATGAGTTTTTATTCAAGAATTCAGCGGCATTTGGATCATATGCATATAATTATTTAGCATATGCGTCTCATAAATTTGGTAAAACAGATAAACGTACTATGCCGTTAAAAGTTATGGATAAGATTAATGATGATATAACTAATGATTATGTTAAGGGTGGTATGTTGTCAAACACATTGGAAATGTTTTTGGTAAACACCGAAGATAAAAAAGCACTTTATAATAAGTTTATCACGTATTGTACAAATGCTGAATTTAAAGAAAAAGGAACTACTTTTTATAAAGATGTAATGAAGTTGGAACCAGGATCACCATCACCAAAGTTTGTTAATTATGAAAGTGCCACAGGAGAAAAGGTTTCCTTGGACGACCTTAAAGGTAAATATGTGTTTTTTGATTGTTGGGCAACCTGGTGTGCGCCTTGTATAAAAGAAATACCGTTTTTAAAAGAAATAGAAAAAGAATATCACGGTAAAAACATAGCATTTGTAGGTCTATCTTTTGATACACAAAAAAATAAAGACAAATGGAAAGCCATGGTAAAAGAAAAAGGGTTGGATGCCGAACATCAATTACTAGCAGACAATGCCTTAAAATCACAATTTACTCAAGAATATAAAATATTTACTATTCCAAGGTTTATATTATTGGATCCCGAAGGTAACATTGTGGATAATGATGCGCCAAGACCATCGAGTGGTGAAGAAATAAGATCATTATTGAATAGTTTGGAATTGTAA
- a CDS encoding FG-GAP repeat domain-containing protein, which yields MKKTGLVAIAFMTIFNTYGQVETTVFEQPYRLKADGKFLDVAEVGHSAPFIYDYNNDGKDDLLVGYFGKERSDTDLVRGGHKLTKGGCNIYLNMGTNENPEYTFTGKLLTGGKQAYVPTDCCVGFVPRVIDLDGDGIDDILSGSYPGQAYFYKGIGEGMYKEYQFLRDKTDKAMNPGHTTTIAPFDWDEDGDLDLVWGVRFKGTFVSFNTGSKTAPQFEAPKHIEMEKYGDKKEDLSSHSVPVDWDGDGLFDLVCGSEHGDVFWYKNIGKKGSPKFGDPEMLIINKRDHMNALEGDNRPHGYRSKVFPYDYNNDGKLDLLIGDVFSTKDKAPELTPEQQIEFEEELEAKLNPSEEITELYAKCSEFVKVSHKEIMDNNADLTEHEARGLAWMDLPEDLLDRVMENNKKNEDFMDIYFNFNAKQYSHGYVWVYIRK from the coding sequence ATGAAAAAAACAGGATTAGTAGCCATAGCTTTTATGACAATATTTAATACTTATGGACAAGTAGAAACCACAGTTTTTGAACAGCCATATCGTTTAAAAGCAGACGGGAAATTTTTAGATGTTGCAGAAGTTGGGCATTCGGCGCCATTTATATACGATTATAATAACGATGGTAAAGATGATTTACTGGTTGGGTATTTTGGGAAAGAGCGTTCAGACACAGATTTAGTAAGAGGAGGTCATAAACTTACTAAAGGAGGCTGTAATATTTATTTAAATATGGGAACCAATGAAAACCCCGAATATACTTTTACAGGTAAACTTTTAACAGGAGGAAAACAGGCTTATGTACCTACAGATTGTTGCGTAGGGTTTGTACCTCGTGTGATTGATCTTGATGGAGACGGTATAGACGATATTCTATCTGGGTCTTATCCAGGTCAAGCTTATTTTTACAAAGGTATTGGCGAGGGGATGTATAAGGAATATCAGTTTTTAAGAGATAAAACCGATAAAGCTATGAATCCTGGACATACAACAACCATAGCTCCATTTGATTGGGATGAAGATGGCGATTTAGATTTAGTTTGGGGAGTACGATTTAAAGGAACATTTGTCTCTTTTAACACGGGATCTAAAACAGCACCTCAGTTTGAAGCACCAAAGCATATAGAGATGGAAAAATATGGAGATAAAAAAGAGGACTTATCTAGCCATAGTGTACCTGTAGATTGGGACGGAGATGGCCTTTTTGATTTGGTTTGCGGGAGTGAACATGGGGATGTTTTCTGGTATAAAAACATAGGCAAAAAAGGAAGCCCAAAATTTGGCGACCCGGAAATGCTTATTATCAATAAAAGAGATCATATGAATGCATTAGAAGGAGATAACAGGCCGCACGGCTATAGAAGTAAAGTATTTCCTTATGATTACAATAACGATGGTAAACTAGATTTACTTATAGGAGACGTGTTTAGCACTAAAGATAAGGCGCCTGAATTAACCCCCGAACAGCAAATTGAATTCGAAGAAGAGCTAGAAGCAAAATTAAATCCTAGTGAAGAGATTACTGAATTATATGCAAAATGTTCAGAGTTTGTCAAAGTCAGTCATAAGGAAATAATGGACAATAATGCAGACCTAACGGAACATGAAGCTAGGGGTCTGGCTTGGATGGACTTGCCTGAAGATCTTTTGGATCGAGTTATGGAAAACAATAAAAAAAATGAAGATTTTATGGATATCTATTTCAATTTTAATGCTAAACAGTATAGTCATGGTTATGTATGGGTTTATATAAGAAAATAA
- a CDS encoding TlpA family protein disulfide reductase, translating to MKKINIILVTAILFIACKQQEPKTDYTLLSIKAKNAKNAVIQLFSMDKGVKVMDIHLDENGFSQDTLRGFEEGEYGFGDGRKTQSIFIYVKNNSEVEIAYDYTSLLEPPTIRCTNSAETMLLSEQKSLDINFRASHSDFWNYDPLKLTKTFIQRDKDGLALLEKYKDQLEPDYYKTKVGDTKYKTLMNMGNYASIYKGELPEAFIKKQQEANFNDEFLFNNSGIYSAFTNNYIAHASNKFAKTDKRTMPLKVMDKINNDVTNDYIKSALLSATMDMHLVKTDGKRELYNRFLQYCTNDEFKETTTTFFNEVMKLEPGSPSPKFVNYESATGEKVSLDDLKGKYVFFDCWATWCAPCIKEIPFIKKIEKEYHGKNIAFVGLSFDAQKDKDKWKAMVKEKGLDAEHQLLADNALKSQFTKEYKIFTIPRFILLDPEGNIVDNDAPKPSQPELRTLLESLDL from the coding sequence ATGAAAAAAATAAATATAATATTAGTTACAGCTATACTGTTTATAGCTTGTAAACAACAAGAGCCAAAAACAGATTATACCTTATTGTCTATTAAGGCAAAGAACGCAAAAAATGCTGTTATACAACTTTTTTCTATGGATAAAGGAGTGAAAGTTATGGACATCCATCTTGATGAAAATGGTTTTTCACAAGATACCTTAAGAGGTTTTGAAGAAGGAGAGTATGGTTTTGGTGACGGTCGAAAAACCCAATCTATCTTTATATATGTTAAGAATAACTCTGAAGTGGAAATTGCTTACGATTACACAAGCCTGTTAGAGCCACCTACAATTAGGTGTACTAATTCTGCAGAAACTATGCTTTTAAGTGAACAAAAGTCTTTAGACATTAATTTTCGTGCGTCTCATTCAGATTTTTGGAATTACGACCCCTTAAAACTTACTAAAACCTTTATACAACGAGATAAAGATGGCTTGGCGCTTCTAGAAAAGTATAAAGATCAATTAGAGCCTGATTATTATAAAACTAAAGTAGGAGATACAAAATATAAAACGCTTATGAACATGGGTAATTATGCGTCAATTTATAAAGGAGAATTACCAGAGGCTTTTATAAAAAAGCAGCAGGAGGCGAATTTTAATGATGAATTTTTATTCAACAATTCTGGAATATATAGTGCTTTTACTAATAACTACATAGCTCATGCATCTAATAAATTTGCTAAAACAGATAAACGTACAATGCCATTAAAAGTTATGGATAAGATTAATAATGATGTAACCAATGATTATATAAAAAGTGCTTTGTTATCGGCGACAATGGACATGCATTTGGTGAAAACAGATGGTAAGAGAGAACTTTATAATCGGTTTTTGCAATATTGCACAAATGATGAGTTTAAAGAAACAACAACAACATTTTTTAACGAAGTGATGAAGTTGGAACCAGGGTCACCATCTCCAAAGTTTGTTAATTATGAAAGTGCCACAGGAGAAAAGGTGTCTTTAGATGACTTAAAAGGTAAATATGTGTTTTTTGATTGTTGGGCAACCTGGTGTGCACCTTGTATAAAAGAAATACCGTTTATAAAAAAGATAGAAAAAGAATATCACGGTAAAAACATAGCATTTGTAGGCTTATCTTTTGATGCACAAAAAGATAAAGACAAATGGAAAGCTATGGTAAAAGAAAAAGGGTTGGATGCCGAACATCAGCTATTGGCAGACAACGCCTTAAAATCACAATTTACTAAAGAATATAAAATATTTACTATTCCAAGGTTTATATTATTAGACCCAGAAGGTAATATTGTAGATAATGATGCGCCTAAACCTTCGCAGCCGGAATTAAGAACTTTATTAGAAAGTTTAGACCTTTAA
- a CDS encoding FG-GAP repeat domain-containing protein, which yields MKKTGLLAIAFMTIFSTYGQIETTVFEQPYRLKADGKIIDVVETGHSAPFIYDYNNDGKDDLLVGYFGKERSDTDLVRGGHHLTKGGCNIYLNMGTNENPEYTFTGKLLAGGKQAYVPTDCCVGFVPRVADLDGDGIDDILSGSYPGQAYFYKGIGEGMYKAYQFLRDKTGKAMNPDHTTTITPFDWDEDGDLDLVWGVRFKGTFVSFNTGSKTAPQFEAPKHIEMEKYGDKKMYELSSHSVPIDWDGDGHFDLVCGSEQGDVFWYKNIGKKGSPKFGDPEMLIINNKRGHRTLEGDNSKPHGTRCKVFPYDYNNDGKLDLLIGDTYSTADKAPKLTPEQEIGLEELQSEYIMNPPEEINELNAKCAKFANVRYKELMDNNADLTETEARGLAWMDLPEDLLIPLKKYYKKAAEDLKDYFKLKSGQPYSHGYVWVYIRK from the coding sequence ATGAAAAAAACAGGATTATTAGCCATAGCTTTTATGACAATATTTAGTACTTATGGACAAATAGAAACCACAGTTTTTGAACAACCATATCGTTTAAAAGCAGACGGAAAAATTATAGATGTTGTAGAAACTGGACATTCGGCACCATTTATATACGATTATAATAACGACGGTAAAGATGATTTACTGGTTGGGTATTTTGGGAAAGAGCGTTCAGACACAGATTTAGTAAGAGGAGGTCATCATCTTACTAAAGGAGGTTGTAATATTTATTTAAATATGGGAACCAATGAAAACCCCGAATATACGTTTACCGGTAAACTTTTAGCAGGAGGAAAACAGGCTTATGTACCTACAGATTGTTGCGTAGGGTTTGTACCGCGTGTGGCCGACCTTGATGGAGACGGTATAGACGATATTCTATCTGGGTCTTATCCTGGTCAAGCTTATTTTTACAAAGGTATTGGCGAGGGGATGTACAAGGCGTACCAGTTTTTAAGAGATAAAACCGGTAAAGCTATGAACCCTGATCATACAACAACCATAACACCATTTGATTGGGATGAAGATGGCGATTTAGATTTAGTTTGGGGAGTACGATTTAAAGGAACATTTGTCTCTTTTAACACAGGATCTAAAACGGCACCGCAGTTTGAAGCACCAAAGCATATAGAGATGGAAAAATATGGAGATAAAAAAATGTATGAATTGTCTAGTCATAGTGTACCTATAGATTGGGACGGAGATGGCCATTTTGATTTGGTTTGCGGGAGTGAACAAGGGGATGTTTTTTGGTACAAAAACATAGGCAAAAAAGGAAGCCCAAAATTTGGCGACCCGGAGATGCTTATTATTAATAATAAAAGAGGACATAGAACATTGGAAGGGGATAACAGCAAGCCGCACGGCACTAGATGCAAAGTGTTTCCTTATGATTACAATAACGATGGTAAGCTCGATTTACTTATAGGAGATACGTATAGCACCGCAGATAAAGCACCTAAACTAACCCCGGAACAGGAAATTGGACTCGAAGAGCTACAATCAGAATATATTATGAACCCTCCTGAAGAGATAAATGAATTAAATGCAAAATGTGCAAAGTTTGCTAATGTCAGGTATAAGGAATTAATGGACAATAATGCAGACCTTACAGAAACCGAAGCTAGAGGTCTGGCTTGGATGGACTTACCTGAAGATCTATTAATTCCACTTAAAAAATACTATAAAAAAGCTGCAGAGGATTTAAAGGACTATTTCAAACTTAAGAGTGGCCAACCTTACAGTCATGGTTATGTATGGGTTTATATAAGAAAATAA
- a CDS encoding protein-disulfide reductase DsbD domain-containing protein, which yields MKHLVTLLFLVFSIVGFSQSPGKEAKLAFYKLPNEGMPELKVRMFTNMDTVKTKNVFKLAVSFDLMLNWYTYSKEDSEKNLPTTIDLNIPKGFEIIKEVWPTPLEVPGRKGGMDKVYKNDFMVVYHIKASKKKKSDATITANIEWQVCDPTICMAGEATIETKIVVGNSNSVSILSSLLPE from the coding sequence ATGAAACATTTAGTAACACTTTTATTTTTAGTTTTTAGTATTGTAGGGTTTTCGCAATCGCCCGGTAAAGAGGCTAAATTGGCTTTTTACAAATTACCTAATGAGGGTATGCCAGAACTTAAAGTACGTATGTTTACCAATATGGATACGGTTAAAACCAAAAACGTATTTAAGCTGGCTGTAAGCTTTGACTTAATGCTAAACTGGTACACCTATAGTAAAGAAGACAGTGAAAAAAACCTTCCCACAACAATAGATTTAAATATTCCAAAAGGTTTTGAAATAATTAAGGAAGTATGGCCTACTCCTCTAGAAGTCCCTGGGCGTAAAGGAGGAATGGATAAGGTTTATAAAAACGATTTTATGGTAGTTTATCATATAAAAGCCTCTAAAAAGAAAAAGTCAGATGCTACAATCACTGCTAATATTGAATGGCAGGTTTGCGATCCAACCATTTGCATGGCTGGTGAGGCAACAATAGAAACCAAAATAGTAGTAGGAAACAGTAATAGTGTTAGCATACTAAGTAGCCTATTGCCAGAATAA
- a CDS encoding TlpA family protein disulfide reductase: MKKIVLFASIIICFGFNEGETNKGYEPNLCFQQGLMQNCIDQNVSDSIGKTVKNFKAKSLKNKTFRLSKTLKKNKYVLIEFWASWCGPCREEIPYLKEAYNSFKIKGFEIVSFSLDKKKERWAKASKEENIPWINVSDLLAFKSDIVKSYGVKSVPANFLVDQSGKIIARDLRHHALNKKLEELLK, from the coding sequence ATGAAGAAAATAGTTTTGTTCGCGTCAATCATAATATGTTTTGGATTTAATGAAGGAGAAACCAATAAAGGGTATGAACCAAATTTATGTTTTCAGCAAGGCTTGATGCAAAACTGTATTGATCAAAATGTGTCAGACTCAATTGGAAAAACAGTTAAAAATTTTAAAGCTAAAAGCTTAAAGAATAAAACGTTTAGACTATCTAAAACCTTAAAGAAAAACAAGTATGTTTTAATTGAGTTTTGGGCAAGTTGGTGTGGACCTTGTAGAGAAGAAATTCCTTATTTGAAAGAAGCTTATAACAGTTTTAAAATCAAAGGCTTTGAAATTGTTTCTTTTTCATTAGACAAAAAGAAAGAACGTTGGGCAAAAGCATCTAAAGAAGAAAATATTCCATGGATAAATGTTAGTGATCTGCTAGCCTTTAAAAGTGATATTGTAAAATCATATGGTGTTAAAAGCGTACCAGCAAATTTTTTGGTAGATCAATCCGGAAAAATAATCGCACGCGATTTGCGTCACCACGCCTTAAACAAAAAATTGGAAGAACTTTTAAAATAA